In Panacibacter ginsenosidivorans, the following proteins share a genomic window:
- a CDS encoding M1 family aminopeptidase — translation MKDKLFFALFLLATNSLDAQQLCKEVNNIAGIERAAHAKLLNKDLSSLTQASGNYNVTYYKCEWNIDPANYYISGKVTPYFIITAPTDNIVFDLSTALKVDSVIVRKRKLSFSQGSDETLTIQLPKAYRKGKRDSVAIYYRGVPVGSGFGSFIQSQHNGVPVLWTLSEPYGARDWWPCRNGLDDKADSIDIYVTHPNQYKTSSNGVLISTIPNGTNITTHYKHRYPIASYLVAISVTNFNVFTDNVQLGNISLPVISYVYPEDSVYFHNNTHLMLDAMRLYNQRFVPYAFMNERYGQTEFGWGGGMEHQTNSFITSPGENLMAHELSHQWFGDRVTCGSWEDIWLNEGFATFCADFLYTETYHPDQLAESVKNNLDYIVSEPEGSVKVDDTTSVGRIFDSRLSYSKGAFLLRMLRWTLGDTNFFKAIHNYLNDPKLRYGFARTSDLKIKLEAVSGKDLTYFFDQWFAGQGYPSFTVNWSQDAANKASINISQTTSNSSVSFYKVPLALRFKNATQTKTIVVDHTTNNQSLVADIGFKADSVFIDPDMELISKNNVSIKTMLSQPAPALTPLLVSPNPFTNTINFSLPDSGNKKVLIRLFDMYGHLVLTKSVVTITANQKYSIDVPAFAKPGIYMLYITVDGKSTSHLVIKE, via the coding sequence ATGAAAGACAAATTATTTTTTGCATTATTTCTGCTGGCAACAAATTCTTTGGATGCGCAACAGCTTTGTAAGGAAGTAAACAATATTGCTGGCATTGAAAGAGCTGCGCATGCAAAATTATTGAACAAGGACTTGTCGTCTTTAACGCAGGCTTCGGGCAATTACAATGTTACTTACTATAAATGTGAATGGAATATTGATCCTGCAAATTATTATATTTCAGGAAAGGTTACACCTTATTTTATCATAACAGCGCCAACAGATAACATTGTATTTGATCTTTCCACTGCATTAAAAGTAGACAGCGTTATTGTGCGTAAAAGAAAGCTTTCTTTCTCGCAGGGTTCGGATGAAACACTTACAATACAATTGCCAAAGGCCTACAGGAAAGGCAAAAGGGATTCTGTTGCTATTTATTACAGAGGAGTTCCAGTTGGCAGTGGTTTTGGCTCTTTTATACAATCTCAACATAATGGCGTGCCGGTACTGTGGACACTGAGTGAACCTTATGGGGCAAGGGACTGGTGGCCCTGCCGTAACGGCCTTGATGATAAAGCAGACAGTATTGATATTTATGTTACCCATCCAAACCAATACAAAACATCTTCAAACGGTGTATTGATTAGTACAATACCAAATGGTACAAATATTACAACGCATTATAAGCATCGTTATCCGATCGCAAGTTATCTCGTAGCAATTTCGGTTACCAATTTTAATGTGTTTACAGATAATGTACAATTGGGCAACATTTCTCTGCCCGTAATTTCTTATGTGTACCCGGAAGACTCTGTTTACTTTCATAACAACACACATTTAATGCTGGATGCAATGCGCTTATACAATCAGCGCTTTGTTCCTTATGCTTTCATGAACGAGCGATATGGCCAGACTGAATTTGGATGGGGCGGCGGTATGGAACATCAAACCAATTCATTTATTACTTCACCTGGCGAAAACCTGATGGCACATGAACTTTCACATCAATGGTTTGGTGATCGTGTTACCTGTGGCAGCTGGGAAGACATCTGGCTGAATGAGGGGTTCGCTACTTTTTGTGCAGACTTTTTATATACAGAAACATATCATCCTGATCAACTGGCAGAATCAGTAAAAAATAATCTTGATTATATTGTTTCAGAACCCGAGGGCTCTGTGAAAGTGGATGATACTACAAGCGTGGGACGCATCTTTGACAGCAGGCTCTCTTATTCAAAAGGCGCCTTTCTCTTGCGTATGCTGCGATGGACATTGGGGGATACCAATTTCTTTAAGGCTATCCATAATTACCTGAACGATCCAAAATTACGGTATGGCTTTGCACGCACTTCAGATCTTAAAATAAAGCTGGAAGCAGTAAGTGGCAAAGATCTTACTTACTTTTTTGATCAATGGTTTGCAGGTCAAGGGTATCCCAGCTTTACAGTAAATTGGAGCCAGGATGCTGCTAACAAAGCAAGTATAAATATCAGTCAAACCACATCCAATAGCTCCGTAAGTTTTTATAAAGTGCCGCTGGCATTGAGATTTAAAAATGCAACACAAACAAAAACTATTGTGGTAGACCATACTACAAATAACCAGTCGCTTGTGGCTGATATCGGATTCAAAGCAGACTCTGTATTCATCGATCCTGATATGGAACTTATCAGTAAAAATAATGTATCCATAAAAACAATGCTCTCCCAACCAGCGCCTGCACTTACACCGCTTCTGGTTTCACCAAATCCATTTACCAACACTATTAATTTTTCTTTGCCTGATTCAGGAAACAAGAAAGTATTGATCCGCTTGTTTGATATGTATGGCCATCTCGTACTAACAAAGTCCGTTGTCACAATAACAGCCAATCAAAAATACAGTATTGATGTGCCTGCTTTTGCAAAGCCTGGAATATACATGCTATATATTACTGTTGACGGCAAATCAACCTCACATCTTGTAATTAAGGAATAG
- a CDS encoding radical SAM/SPASM domain-containing protein: protein MPYFNWNDTINLFSKLTIRRVWNATRVMASYQLSKLTGKPMQWGYPVSISFEPTTSCNLRCPECPSGLREFSRPTGMLKKDFFRETIDDIYKELLYLIFYFQGEPFLNPDFLDMVKYAHDKGIYTATSTNAHYLTDEKAKKTVESGLDRLIISIDGTTQDVYQQYRVGGKLDKVLEGARNIVRWKKELKSKTPFVFFQFLVVKPNEHQIEDIKKLAKEIGVDQVRFKTAQVYDYENDPNQLIPTNEKYSRYKVGKDGKMKIKSGLNNHCWKLWHANVITWDGLVVPCCFDKDATHQLGNLKMQSFKETWNNDNYKQFRKELMTSRKNIDICANCSEGLKVWEE from the coding sequence ATGCCTTATTTCAATTGGAACGACACCATTAACTTATTTAGCAAACTTACCATACGCCGTGTATGGAATGCTACACGTGTAATGGCTAGTTATCAGTTAAGTAAACTTACCGGTAAGCCCATGCAGTGGGGTTATCCTGTTTCTATATCATTTGAACCAACTACATCCTGCAACCTAAGATGCCCCGAATGCCCCAGCGGCTTAAGAGAATTTTCAAGGCCAACGGGTATGCTTAAGAAAGATTTTTTCAGGGAAACCATTGATGATATTTATAAAGAGCTGCTCTACCTTATTTTTTATTTCCAGGGAGAGCCTTTTTTAAATCCTGATTTTCTCGACATGGTAAAGTATGCTCATGATAAAGGTATTTACACCGCTACATCAACCAATGCACATTACTTAACAGATGAGAAAGCAAAGAAAACGGTAGAAAGTGGCCTCGATCGTTTGATCATTTCCATAGATGGTACCACGCAGGATGTTTATCAACAATACCGCGTTGGTGGAAAACTGGATAAAGTACTGGAAGGTGCACGCAATATTGTAAGATGGAAAAAAGAATTAAAAAGCAAAACACCCTTTGTATTCTTCCAGTTTCTTGTAGTTAAACCAAATGAGCACCAGATAGAAGACATAAAAAAACTGGCAAAAGAAATTGGTGTGGATCAGGTGCGTTTTAAAACTGCACAGGTCTACGATTATGAAAATGATCCCAACCAGTTAATTCCAACAAATGAAAAATACAGCCGCTATAAAGTTGGCAAAGATGGTAAGATGAAAATAAAAAGCGGCCTAAATAATCATTGCTGGAAGCTGTGGCATGCCAATGTAATTACCTGGGATGGTTTAGTTGTGCCCTGTTGTTTTGATAAAGACGCAACGCACCAGCTGGGTAATTTAAAAATGCAGTCTTTTAAAGAAACATGGAACAATGATAACTACAAACAATTCCGAAAAGAGTTAATGACAAGCCGCAAGAATATTGATATCTGTGCTAACTGCAGTGAAGGTTTGAAAGTGTGGGAAGAATAA
- a CDS encoding Fur family transcriptional regulator translates to MKNEVAEILKRNQLSITESRRKILELFRLTNGALAHADIETKTGEHFDRVTIYRTLQTFVEKGIIHTIPTVDNSVLYALCKDQCSEGHHHDNHVHFICDDCGTAYCLENISIPEVKLPAGFKQSQTDVLVSGVCDKCS, encoded by the coding sequence ATGAAAAACGAAGTTGCAGAAATTCTGAAGCGCAATCAACTAAGCATTACAGAAAGCAGGAGAAAAATACTGGAGTTGTTCAGGCTTACAAATGGCGCATTGGCACATGCAGATATTGAAACAAAAACCGGTGAACATTTTGACCGCGTTACCATTTACCGTACACTGCAAACTTTTGTAGAAAAAGGTATCATACATACTATTCCAACCGTTGATAATTCTGTGCTGTATGCTTTGTGCAAAGACCAATGCAGCGAAGGCCATCACCACGATAATCATGTGCATTTTATTTGCGATGATTGCGGCACTGCTTATTGTCTGGAAAATATTTCTATTCCTGAAGTAAAATTGCCGGCAGGTTTTAAACAGTCACAGACAGATGTTTTGGTAAGTGGTGTTTGCGATAAGTGTTCGTAG
- a CDS encoding SCO family protein, with the protein MKKKFIGYSIFFVILTGLFLLFSFWGTDNWRAKSPIISNVKPFTFLNQDGKDFTEKDMQGKVVVVNFFFTTCKGICPKMNGNMHKIYDAFKDEPGFMIVSHTCDPETDSVPVIKHYADSLKIDEHKWVFLTGRKDSLYAQARNSYLLDDPKNSLVNINDQFLHTQFFALVDKNGDVRGQVYDGLKQEELDKLKDDIRTLLKEKANGTTFSNNLFGN; encoded by the coding sequence ATGAAAAAAAAATTCATCGGTTATAGCATCTTCTTTGTAATACTTACAGGCTTGTTTCTGCTGTTTTCTTTTTGGGGCACCGATAACTGGAGGGCAAAATCACCGATAATAAGCAATGTAAAGCCATTTACTTTTTTAAACCAGGATGGTAAAGACTTTACAGAAAAAGATATGCAAGGAAAAGTGGTGGTGGTAAACTTTTTTTTTACAACGTGCAAGGGTATTTGCCCAAAGATGAATGGCAACATGCATAAGATCTATGATGCGTTTAAAGATGAACCGGGGTTTATGATCGTATCGCATACCTGCGATCCTGAAACAGATTCGGTGCCGGTAATAAAACATTATGCAGATTCTTTGAAGATTGATGAACACAAATGGGTTTTCTTGACGGGCAGGAAGGACAGTCTTTATGCACAGGCAAGAAATAGTTATTTGCTGGATGATCCAAAGAATTCACTCGTGAATATTAACGACCAGTTTTTACATACACAATTCTTTGCACTGGTTGATAAAAATGGTGATGTACGCGGACAGGTATACGACGGATTAAAACAGGAAGAACTTGACAAACTAAAAGATGATATAAGAACCTTATTGAAAGAGAAAGCAAATGGCACAACGTTTAGTAATAATCTTTTTGGTAATTAA
- a CDS encoding MerC domain-containing protein, with protein MNRKINWDALGITTSLACAIHCALLPLFLSSLPLFGVNIIDNVSFEVFMILLALVIGSYSLYHGWKKHHHSWLPFLLFATGIALLFCKQAWHKYQFWFLIPAVLLIVSAHFINYSYCRVHDHAHSSDCDH; from the coding sequence ATGAACAGGAAAATTAATTGGGACGCACTTGGAATTACTACATCGCTTGCCTGCGCTATACATTGTGCGTTGCTGCCATTATTTCTTTCTTCGCTTCCCCTGTTTGGTGTAAATATTATTGACAATGTTTCTTTCGAAGTGTTTATGATCTTGCTTGCATTGGTCATTGGTTCTTACTCCCTCTACCATGGCTGGAAGAAACACCACCACAGCTGGCTGCCATTTCTACTATTTGCTACTGGTATTGCTTTGTTGTTTTGCAAACAGGCCTGGCACAAATATCAATTCTGGTTTCTTATTCCCGCCGTGTTGCTTATTGTAAGCGCACACTTTATTAATTACAGTTATTGCCGTGTACACGATCATGCACACAGTAGTGATTGTGATCATTAA
- a CDS encoding TonB-dependent receptor yields the protein MQAIRWVNRLVIVGFFILSAQAVNAQNGKVSGTVSDENNKPVIGASVKVLSLNIGVATDVDGHFELTLPSGKKYEIEISAVGFGTKTLTDVEVTAVQVNNLNIALVAKSGNLENVTVKTSARKESTNALITFQKNTNAVAQVISAEAIRRSPDKNTGEALKRVTGLSIQEGRYIVVRGLSDRYNQAMLNGVLLSSTEPDRKTFSFDIFPAAIVENIIVNKTFIPEYSGEWAGGLIQVNTRDIPAKGFFNISIGTNFNTNTIGKDIYTYPGGKLDFLGIDDGSRALPNGFPTKNAFGALDNATKTQLGVSLAAKSWAPELKTSFLNTLGQSFQANGGFVTKLFKKDLGGVVTVTYNRSVKNLDYQNSFFNINDNKADASFIYQNNKYTQDVLWGALANFSLRLNTNNKISFKNLINVNTSDYATLRTGKDYEFNSQLGENIKAYEYGFRNNTFFNTQLNGEHNMPSLKSKFNWFGSFSILDQYIPQQRRIQYNQDPTDPNAPYLALLSNTLSQKTGSVYYSNLNDYIYNFGGDITNNFTIGGKKQSIKAGYNFQVKDRLFNARPFSISLASDNPTLRALDPSQIFAAQNFGPADNQFHFDELSGIYFRYLANTILNAGYIQFDNNLTDKLRVVWGVRYENYDQLVGSTRKSDPRYSYSKVGDFLPAINTTYKLSPRSNLRFAVSQTVVRPEFRELTGTAFYDFEVGATIIGNPNLERTKVSNIDLRYEIYQRPGELFTLGAFYKYFNNPIELAFNQTGAGSSSTFNYLDNDKTSAQTYGAEIEFRKKLDFMQAFKRFTLAGNFSYIYNRVKFDQQSLNRPMQGQSPYLINASMQYDVEEAGLYATLLFNEVGRRILYVGNEQLPPVWEAPRPLLDLQIAKKIMDKKGELKLNISDLLNQKARYYHDLDGSKKYNSVDALALSRNYGTNVSLSFAYNFK from the coding sequence ATGCAGGCGATTAGATGGGTAAACCGTTTAGTGATTGTGGGATTCTTTATTTTAAGTGCACAGGCTGTAAACGCTCAGAATGGAAAAGTTTCAGGCACCGTTTCAGATGAAAATAACAAACCGGTTATTGGCGCATCTGTAAAAGTACTCTCTCTTAATATTGGTGTGGCCACAGATGTTGATGGCCACTTTGAACTTACACTTCCTTCAGGGAAAAAATACGAGATTGAAATATCTGCTGTTGGTTTTGGTACCAAAACATTGACGGATGTTGAAGTAACTGCAGTACAGGTCAATAACCTGAATATTGCCCTGGTTGCAAAATCTGGTAACCTTGAAAATGTAACCGTAAAAACTTCTGCAAGAAAAGAAAGCACCAATGCTTTGATCACCTTCCAGAAAAATACCAATGCCGTTGCACAGGTTATTTCTGCGGAAGCTATACGCCGCTCACCAGATAAAAATACCGGGGAGGCCCTGAAACGCGTTACAGGGTTATCTATACAGGAGGGAAGATATATTGTGGTGCGTGGTTTAAGTGATCGTTATAACCAGGCAATGTTAAATGGAGTGTTGCTTTCCAGTACTGAACCAGACAGGAAGACTTTCTCCTTTGATATTTTTCCGGCAGCTATTGTTGAGAACATTATTGTAAACAAAACTTTTATTCCGGAGTATTCAGGTGAGTGGGCCGGTGGTTTGATACAGGTAAATACCAGGGATATTCCTGCCAAAGGATTTTTCAATATATCTATAGGAACAAACTTTAATACCAATACAATTGGGAAAGATATTTATACTTATCCCGGTGGTAAATTAGATTTTCTTGGTATCGATGATGGTTCAAGAGCATTACCTAATGGCTTTCCTACAAAAAATGCCTTTGGTGCATTAGACAATGCAACAAAAACACAACTTGGTGTAAGTCTTGCTGCCAAAAGCTGGGCACCGGAATTAAAAACAAGCTTTCTTAACACGCTCGGTCAGTCATTCCAGGCAAACGGAGGTTTCGTAACAAAGTTATTTAAGAAAGATTTAGGCGGTGTTGTTACGGTTACCTATAACAGAAGCGTAAAGAATCTTGATTACCAGAACAGTTTTTTTAATATCAATGATAACAAAGCAGATGCTTCTTTTATTTACCAGAACAATAAATATACCCAGGATGTATTGTGGGGAGCATTAGCGAATTTTTCTTTGAGACTTAATACCAATAATAAGATCAGTTTTAAAAACCTGATCAATGTAAACACTTCTGATTATGCTACGCTGCGTACGGGTAAAGACTATGAGTTTAACTCCCAGTTAGGGGAAAATATTAAAGCATATGAATATGGGTTCAGAAACAATACTTTCTTTAATACGCAATTAAACGGGGAACATAATATGCCCTCGCTTAAGTCTAAGTTTAACTGGTTTGGCAGCTTCAGTATTCTTGACCAGTATATTCCTCAACAGCGCCGTATCCAATATAACCAGGATCCTACTGATCCTAACGCACCATATCTTGCTTTGTTATCAAATACCCTTTCACAGAAAACAGGTAGCGTTTATTACAGCAACCTAAATGATTATATCTACAATTTTGGCGGTGATATAACTAACAATTTTACAATTGGCGGTAAGAAGCAATCGATAAAAGCAGGTTACAATTTCCAGGTAAAAGACAGGTTGTTTAATGCAAGACCGTTCTCAATATCTCTTGCATCAGATAATCCAACATTAAGAGCGCTTGATCCTTCACAGATATTTGCTGCTCAAAATTTTGGACCTGCAGATAATCAATTTCATTTTGATGAATTGTCAGGTATTTATTTCCGCTATTTAGCAAACACCATTTTAAATGCGGGATATATACAGTTCGATAATAACCTGACAGATAAATTGAGAGTTGTATGGGGTGTGCGTTATGAAAACTATGACCAATTAGTGGGTAGTACAAGAAAATCTGATCCAAGATACAGTTATAGTAAAGTAGGAGATTTTCTCCCCGCTATAAATACAACCTACAAACTAAGCCCAAGATCAAACCTTCGGTTTGCTGTATCACAAACCGTGGTAAGGCCTGAATTCAGGGAATTAACAGGAACAGCGTTCTATGATTTTGAAGTAGGTGCCACTATTATTGGTAATCCTAACCTCGAAAGGACAAAGGTTTCCAATATTGATCTTCGTTATGAAATATATCAAAGGCCCGGAGAATTATTTACACTTGGTGCTTTTTACAAATACTTCAATAACCCCATCGAGCTCGCCTTTAACCAAACAGGTGCAGGTTCTTCCAGCACATTCAATTACCTGGATAATGATAAGACAAGCGCACAAACCTACGGTGCAGAAATTGAATTCAGAAAGAAGCTTGATTTTATGCAGGCATTCAAAAGATTTACATTGGCTGGCAACTTCTCATATATCTACAATCGTGTAAAGTTCGATCAGCAATCTTTGAACAGGCCAATGCAGGGCCAGTCACCTTATCTGATCAATGCATCAATGCAGTATGATGTAGAAGAAGCCGGTCTTTATGCCACGCTCCTGTTTAATGAAGTAGGCCGTCGTATCCTGTATGTAGGTAATGAGCAATTGCCTCCGGTATGGGAAGCACCAAGACCATTGCTTGATCTGCAGATAGCAAAAAAGATTATGGACAAGAAGGGCGAATTAAAATTAAACATTTCTGATTTGCTTAATCAAAAAGCAAGATACTATCATGATCTTGATGGCAGCAAGAAGTACAACAGTGTAGATGCACTTGCTTTATCAAGAAACTATGGAACAAATGTGAGCTTAAGTTTTGCATACAACTTTAAATAA
- a CDS encoding TPM domain-containing protein, which translates to MVIGISSNYRRIRIEIGYGLENILSDSETKQTIDNDFIPLFKQGEYYGGTLNGLPALIRKLYENSR; encoded by the coding sequence ATAGTTATAGGCATTTCTTCAAATTATAGGCGAATAAGAATCGAGATCGGCTATGGACTTGAAAACATACTAAGCGATAGTGAGACCAAACAAACAATTGACAATGACTTTATACCATTATTCAAACAAGGTGAGTATTACGGCGGCACTTTAAATGGGCTACCTGCCCTGATCAGAAAACTCTATGAGAATTCACGATAG
- a CDS encoding ATP-binding cassette domain-containing protein, with protein sequence MISFSLQKKLHAANGNMLFDISHNIKPCSFIGIYGASGAGKTSLLRMLAGFLEPEKGFIKVQENNWYSSNRKINLAPQKRSIGFVFQDYALFPNMTVKENLLFAIDKASPKNLVEELLALVELEQLHNRKIQTLSGGQKQRVALARALVRKPDLLLLDEPLSALDEELRDKLQSLILNVHKQFNLTTLLVSHDIAEMIRLADEILFIKDGVVEKSGSPVEMFAAHNNGTLQLGGIVIDKINDELCLLIGRDLFRIKVDATKLISFEKGDSVMVNLETKDVKLKKLV encoded by the coding sequence ATGATCTCGTTTTCTCTGCAAAAGAAATTACATGCCGCCAACGGGAATATGCTTTTTGATATTAGCCATAATATTAAGCCGTGTTCTTTTATTGGTATCTATGGCGCATCAGGTGCAGGTAAAACTTCTTTATTAAGAATGCTTGCAGGTTTTCTTGAACCGGAAAAAGGGTTTATAAAAGTGCAGGAAAATAACTGGTATAGCAGCAATAGAAAAATAAATCTTGCTCCCCAAAAAAGAAGTATTGGTTTTGTATTCCAGGATTATGCCCTGTTTCCCAACATGACGGTAAAAGAAAACCTGTTGTTTGCAATAGATAAAGCTTCTCCTAAAAATCTGGTGGAGGAATTACTTGCTTTAGTAGAACTTGAACAACTCCACAACCGTAAGATACAAACACTTTCCGGCGGACAAAAGCAACGTGTGGCACTGGCAAGGGCACTGGTACGCAAACCAGACCTGCTGTTGTTAGATGAACCACTTTCTGCATTGGATGAAGAGCTAAGAGACAAACTACAGTCGCTTATTTTAAATGTACATAAACAATTCAATTTAACTACGCTGCTGGTAAGCCATGATATTGCAGAGATGATACGGCTTGCAGATGAGATCCTTTTTATTAAAGATGGCGTGGTAGAAAAAAGTGGCAGCCCGGTGGAAATGTTTGCTGCGCATAACAATGGAACGCTTCAGCTTGGCGGTATTGTAATAGACAAGATAAATGATGAATTGTGTTTGTTAATTGGCAGGGATTTGTTCAGGATAAAAGTTGATGCTACAAAATTAATAAGTTTTGAGAAAGGGGATAGTGTGATGGTGAATTTGGAAACGAAGGATGTTAAGTTGAAGAAATTAGTATAA
- the modB gene encoding molybdate ABC transporter permease subunit, whose translation MIEFEPFWLTLKLAFVTTLILLVISIPLAWWLAYKKNNFKTVIEAVVSMPLVLPPSVIGFYLLLAFSPSHAFGKLLQDYFDIRFAFSFPGLVIASVIYSLPFMVHPVHSGFNSLSPNLREASYSLGKTKWQTLFNVLLPNIKSSLLSGIVLTFAHTIGEFGVVLMIGGNIPGQTKVASIAIYDEVETMNYDAANTYALILFITSFIILLTLYLVNRRFDKIKLL comes from the coding sequence ATGATAGAATTTGAACCATTTTGGTTAACGTTGAAACTGGCTTTTGTTACTACACTTATATTGCTTGTTATTTCTATACCACTTGCCTGGTGGCTGGCATATAAAAAGAATAATTTTAAAACAGTTATAGAAGCAGTGGTAAGTATGCCGCTGGTATTGCCGCCTTCTGTTATTGGTTTCTATCTTTTGCTAGCCTTTAGCCCATCTCATGCATTTGGCAAATTGCTGCAGGATTATTTTGACATAAGGTTTGCATTCTCTTTCCCCGGTTTGGTAATAGCATCTGTTATTTACAGTTTGCCTTTTATGGTACACCCGGTGCATTCGGGTTTTAATTCTTTATCTCCCAATCTAAGGGAAGCATCTTATTCATTGGGAAAAACAAAATGGCAAACACTGTTCAATGTGTTGCTGCCAAATATAAAATCTTCATTGCTTTCTGGTATTGTACTAACCTTTGCGCATACTATTGGAGAATTTGGTGTGGTGTTGATGATCGGTGGTAATATTCCTGGGCAAACAAAAGTGGCATCTATTGCAATCTATGATGAAGTGGAAACAATGAATTATGATGCAGCAAATACTTATGCCCTGATTCTTTTTATTACTTCATTTATTATACTGCTTACATTGTATCTTGTTAACCGCCGTTTTGATAAGATAAAATTATTATGA
- the modA gene encoding molybdate ABC transporter substrate-binding protein, protein MRKFFFISIMLLALVRVAAQNNKKVTIAVAANMQYAMNALKATFEQQTGIKVEVILGSSGKLTQQILEGAPYDVFISADTSYPQTLHRNKFGTVPPRVYAKGVLVLWTTTPGIVPSKDLKVLLTGNVKKIAIANPKTAPYGVAAEAILKHYNIYDKVKDKLVFGENITQTNQFISSQAADIGFTAKSVVLSDEMKGKGRWIDLDINTYAPIEQAAVILKHGAETNKDASEKFYSYLYSKTAKDIFKQFGYIVN, encoded by the coding sequence ATGCGAAAATTTTTTTTCATTTCAATTATGTTATTGGCATTGGTTAGGGTTGCGGCCCAGAATAACAAAAAAGTTACTATAGCCGTGGCAGCCAATATGCAATATGCGATGAATGCATTGAAAGCAACATTTGAACAGCAAACAGGTATAAAAGTAGAAGTAATATTGGGCTCATCGGGCAAGCTTACCCAGCAGATCCTGGAAGGCGCACCTTACGATGTATTTATTTCTGCCGATACCAGCTACCCGCAAACACTACACAGGAACAAATTTGGTACGGTTCCACCACGCGTTTATGCAAAAGGTGTGCTGGTATTGTGGACAACAACGCCGGGCATTGTGCCTTCAAAAGATCTTAAGGTGCTGCTTACCGGCAATGTAAAAAAAATTGCCATTGCCAATCCCAAAACAGCGCCTTATGGTGTGGCGGCAGAAGCAATATTAAAGCATTATAATATCTATGATAAAGTAAAAGATAAACTTGTTTTTGGCGAAAACATTACACAAACAAATCAATTCATTTCGTCTCAGGCTGCCGATATTGGTTTTACAGCAAAGTCTGTAGTGCTGTCGGATGAGATGAAAGGAAAAGGCCGTTGGATTGACCTTGATATAAACACCTACGCACCCATTGAACAGGCCGCCGTTATCCTTAAGCATGGCGCAGAAACCAATAAAGATGCATCGGAAAAGTTTTACAGCTATCTTTATTCCAAAACTGCAAAAGATATTTTTAAACAGTTTGGGTATATTGTAAACTAG
- a CDS encoding DinB family protein — translation MMTENLLMLWEEGRTRFTKLLDVVAEDDLPKKLSPSPNSIGFLIRHIGDVEMLFAKNVFQLKEIQVHAKTVIAQKDTGEWITLAELKEYVHQSATVLRKAILQVKEESWEQSITTKEFGTKTMAEALGRIVTHTAYHAGQLGIILKYGQ, via the coding sequence ATGATGACAGAAAATCTTTTGATGCTTTGGGAAGAAGGCAGAACCCGTTTTACTAAACTATTGGATGTTGTAGCCGAAGATGATTTACCTAAGAAATTATCGCCATCACCAAATAGTATAGGATTTCTTATTCGCCATATTGGTGATGTGGAAATGCTGTTTGCCAAAAATGTATTTCAACTAAAGGAAATACAGGTTCATGCTAAAACAGTGATTGCCCAAAAAGATACAGGAGAATGGATAACCCTTGCTGAGTTAAAAGAATATGTGCACCAGTCTGCAACTGTATTAAGAAAGGCAATCCTTCAGGTAAAGGAAGAAAGTTGGGAGCAATCAATCACCACAAAGGAGTTTGGCACAAAAACGATGGCAGAGGCTTTGGGCAGAATTGTTACACATACGGCTTATCATGCGGGTCAACTCGGCATTATTCTAAAATACGGACAATAA